The proteins below come from a single Fastidiosipila sp. genomic window:
- a CDS encoding FAD-binding oxidoreductase — protein sequence MKNRRIVVIGSGVLGAAVSYYLSQQTDSPIAIIEQYDLASGASGANLGQLSILDRTQDWHMPLAMESLRLYKEMQSEVDVEYEQSGGGVVLLHDDQVHKVPGLLERLNALGVQAEFLQGDRVNEQEPNLCADFIKGFLYCPIEGKLNPLKVTLAFLDRARQQGVQVMTRTRVTGFKKNHSRIVRVETTQGELEADFVINAAGGWAKQVAALADVAIPLKHHRGSALVTQSIEPLIRGPVVGGGFLFPDAAVEPPACHIGLALIQSKDGTVLLAQATEPSEPDSRDVTLEGISRMTANAIRYFPDLAGLEAVRTWACVTPYTDDGKPCYGLDGKVANFFTVAGFKGAFSTAPAVGKMAAEDILKCLK from the coding sequence ATGAAGAACCGAAGAATTGTTGTCATCGGGAGCGGGGTGCTCGGTGCAGCTGTTTCTTATTACTTATCCCAGCAGACCGACAGTCCCATTGCAATCATCGAGCAATATGACCTTGCTTCAGGTGCTTCAGGTGCCAATCTGGGGCAGCTCTCCATCCTTGACCGGACACAGGACTGGCATATGCCGCTTGCCATGGAATCTCTTCGACTGTACAAGGAAATGCAGTCCGAGGTTGATGTCGAATACGAGCAGTCGGGGGGTGGCGTTGTTTTACTTCATGACGATCAAGTTCATAAGGTGCCCGGACTTCTCGAACGGCTGAATGCGCTGGGTGTGCAGGCTGAATTCCTGCAAGGTGACCGCGTCAATGAGCAGGAGCCAAATCTTTGTGCGGATTTCATAAAGGGGTTTCTTTACTGCCCGATCGAAGGAAAATTAAATCCGCTTAAGGTAACCCTTGCCTTTCTTGACAGGGCGAGGCAGCAGGGGGTACAGGTGATGACCCGTACCCGGGTGACGGGATTCAAGAAAAACCACTCACGGATTGTCAGGGTTGAAACGACCCAGGGCGAACTGGAAGCAGATTTCGTGATCAACGCGGCAGGCGGTTGGGCAAAGCAAGTAGCTGCCTTGGCAGATGTCGCAATTCCGCTGAAGCACCACCGGGGATCGGCCCTGGTGACCCAATCCATCGAGCCTCTTATCCGGGGGCCGGTGGTTGGCGGTGGATTTTTATTCCCCGATGCTGCAGTTGAACCTCCCGCCTGTCACATCGGACTTGCACTGATTCAGTCGAAGGATGGAACCGTGCTGCTTGCTCAAGCCACTGAACCGAGCGAACCAGACAGCCGCGATGTGACATTGGAAGGGATTTCCCGGATGACAGCAAATGCCATTCGGTATTTCCCGGATCTGGCGGGTCTTGAAGCTGTCAGGACGTGGGCGTGCGTCACACCCTATACAGACGACGGGAAACCATGCTACGGTCTTGATGGAAAAGTCGCAAATTTCTTCACTGTCGCAGGATTCAAAGGAGCTTTTTCAACGGCTCCTGCCGTGGGGAAAATGGCTGCTGAAGATATTTTGAAATGTCTGAAATGA
- a CDS encoding ABC transporter permease, with amino-acid sequence MNLTLKTSLQKRSNLIITGGIAFFAILLAAVIGGVIIALMGINPGDAYRHFLAGAFGNVYGFGETINKFTPLLCSALAFSIAMKSGFMNIGAEGQFGAGALCAVLVALRMGSVPSGIAIGLTLLVGLLGGAVWASIAGLLRIYFNANELLTTMMLNYVMQFLLSLLLHGPLKNPESNMEQTPLIPSTARLPVILHGSRLHLGVFVAIAALVLIWFLQSRTTLGFEMRLSGANEKAALYAGVRQRRALIAVILISGALGGLGGSLELMGNQHKMMEGLTAGFGFDGIGIAVMGQYNPVGIFLTTLLFAALRTGTASMQRGVGVPTPILFIMQGTVIVTVITSKYFVDKINSKVATRRIMHDFVT; translated from the coding sequence ATGAATCTGACGCTTAAGACGAGCCTGCAAAAGCGGAGCAATTTGATTATTACCGGTGGCATCGCCTTTTTCGCAATACTCCTTGCTGCTGTGATCGGGGGCGTAATTATCGCGCTGATGGGAATCAATCCCGGTGATGCTTATCGCCACTTTCTTGCCGGTGCGTTCGGTAATGTTTACGGTTTTGGGGAGACGATCAATAAGTTTACGCCGCTGCTTTGCAGCGCCCTGGCTTTTTCGATTGCAATGAAATCCGGTTTCATGAATATTGGAGCCGAGGGGCAGTTCGGCGCGGGTGCCCTGTGTGCAGTGCTCGTGGCATTGAGGATGGGATCTGTGCCGTCGGGCATAGCCATCGGGCTGACCCTGCTTGTAGGATTGCTGGGCGGTGCCGTCTGGGCTTCCATTGCCGGCCTTCTGCGCATCTATTTCAACGCCAATGAACTACTTACGACCATGATGCTGAACTATGTGATGCAGTTTCTGCTTTCCTTGCTGTTGCATGGACCACTTAAAAATCCTGAAAGCAATATGGAGCAGACTCCTCTTATACCGTCTACGGCCAGGCTCCCCGTCATACTTCACGGTTCGAGGTTGCACTTAGGGGTATTTGTTGCGATCGCCGCCCTGGTTCTCATCTGGTTTTTGCAAAGCCGAACGACCCTTGGCTTTGAAATGCGGCTTTCCGGCGCCAACGAAAAAGCAGCACTTTACGCGGGAGTGAGGCAACGGCGTGCACTGATTGCTGTCATCCTTATCAGCGGAGCTCTGGGCGGACTCGGAGGTTCGCTGGAGTTGATGGGCAATCAGCACAAGATGATGGAAGGTCTCACAGCCGGGTTTGGTTTTGACGGGATAGGAATCGCTGTTATGGGTCAGTATAATCCTGTCGGAATTTTCCTCACGACACTTCTGTTTGCCGCGCTACGCACGGGAACGGCCAGTATGCAGCGCGGCGTTGGCGTTCCGACACCTATTCTTTTCATTATGCAAGGCACCGTGATCGTAACTGTGATTACCAGTAAATATTTCGTCGACAAGATCAACAGTAAAGTGGCTACAAGGAGAATAATGCATGATTTCGTTACTTAA
- a CDS encoding ABC transporter permease — translation MISLLNTTLSMAVRMSTPYMFAALGGMVAQHSGVYNFALEGMMLGGAFFGYFFALTTGSLLVGVIGAVLCGLVFGLLLSFIIMRFGVSQMVLGLGFNTLLLGITSFGQRLLNMDKAVRPRLPSVMGDIPSGFLKRIPVIGGMLFGQNVLVYLVIVFYIFYAWFLNRTRRGLGLRSVGENPAAAQSAGINVFRYRYTAIIISCILPALGGAYLTLTQVGRFAEGMTDGRGWIAIAALCLGRLRPRGVFLGSLLFGLASAISNQVQVLNLGVSSHLALMLPYVMAILALVSSGKQRSHGPAALGKPYFKNR, via the coding sequence ATGATTTCGTTACTTAATACCACGCTGAGCATGGCCGTGCGCATGTCCACCCCTTACATGTTTGCTGCCCTGGGTGGCATGGTGGCGCAACATAGTGGTGTTTATAATTTTGCCTTGGAGGGAATGATGCTGGGGGGCGCCTTTTTTGGCTATTTCTTTGCCTTGACGACCGGCAGTCTTCTGGTAGGTGTTATAGGCGCTGTTCTGTGCGGCCTGGTGTTCGGCTTGCTTCTCAGTTTTATTATCATGCGTTTCGGTGTCAGCCAAATGGTTCTCGGGCTGGGGTTCAACACGTTGCTGTTGGGAATTACAAGCTTCGGACAGCGTTTGCTCAACATGGACAAGGCGGTCAGACCGCGCTTGCCGAGTGTCATGGGCGATATTCCGTCGGGATTTTTGAAAAGAATCCCCGTGATCGGCGGTATGCTGTTTGGTCAGAACGTGTTGGTCTATCTTGTTATTGTTTTCTACATCTTTTACGCATGGTTCCTTAATCGCACCAGGCGGGGCTTGGGCTTGCGCTCCGTCGGGGAAAATCCCGCCGCCGCTCAAAGTGCGGGGATTAACGTGTTTAGGTACCGTTACACGGCCATTATTATCTCCTGTATTCTACCTGCCCTTGGAGGTGCCTATCTGACGCTTACGCAGGTCGGCCGTTTCGCCGAGGGGATGACGGACGGCCGGGGCTGGATTGCGATTGCTGCGCTGTGCCTTGGCCGGCTGCGACCGCGGGGCGTATTCCTCGGTTCGCTGCTTTTTGGCCTTGCCTCCGCGATCTCGAATCAGGTTCAGGTTCTAAATCTTGGAGTCTCAAGCCACCTTGCCCTGATGCTGCCCTATGTGATGGCGATACTGGCATTGGTCAGCAGCGGCAAACAGCGAAGCCATGGTCCTGCCGCCCTCGGCAAACCATATTTTAAGAACAGGTAA
- a CDS encoding methenyltetrahydromethanopterin cyclohydrolase, with protein MFSVNQEAVRIVKEKIIPNAEMLQCEVHQLKNGATVIDMGIHARGGYLAGKLFVEATIGDMGHVDFGRFKLGEIDLPSIDVYIDLPQTATLSSQFSGWELGEDFERGSIIPIGSGPARAIAKIDFGAQGWRYQDIHHETVLAAQTTVLPDEAMAEDVAKKCGLSPENVYILAATTGSLAGAIQVCSRSVEASMFCMFKKEFPLESVISGMGTSPIPPPTRDEFDAMDRVNTALMYGCTVRYLVDCEDSDIESFLEIAPFSVSPRFGEHFNDLFEEGQRDFHLVDKSIHTVAYYEITNFKTGRTFKAGQLREDMLARSFF; from the coding sequence ATGTTTAGTGTTAATCAGGAAGCAGTGAGAATTGTTAAGGAAAAAATCATCCCGAACGCAGAAATGTTGCAGTGTGAAGTCCATCAACTGAAAAACGGCGCGACCGTCATTGATATGGGCATTCATGCGCGGGGCGGGTATCTGGCAGGAAAATTATTCGTGGAGGCAACAATCGGTGACATGGGCCATGTTGACTTCGGGCGCTTCAAGCTCGGCGAGATTGACCTTCCCTCCATTGATGTCTATATTGATCTCCCTCAGACGGCAACCCTCTCCTCCCAGTTCTCGGGCTGGGAACTGGGTGAAGATTTTGAAAGAGGTTCGATTATTCCAATTGGATCGGGGCCTGCCCGTGCCATCGCGAAAATTGATTTTGGCGCGCAGGGGTGGCGTTATCAGGACATTCATCACGAAACAGTGCTTGCCGCGCAAACAACCGTATTGCCGGATGAAGCCATGGCCGAGGATGTTGCCAAGAAGTGTGGCTTGAGTCCCGAGAATGTCTACATTCTGGCGGCGACGACGGGCAGCTTGGCCGGTGCGATTCAGGTTTGCTCCCGTTCGGTGGAAGCTTCCATGTTCTGTATGTTCAAAAAGGAGTTTCCGCTCGAATCGGTAATCAGCGGCATGGGCACCAGCCCGATCCCTCCCCCGACCCGGGATGAATTTGACGCCATGGACAGAGTGAATACAGCTTTGATGTACGGCTGCACGGTGCGTTATCTTGTGGACTGCGAAGACAGTGACATTGAATCATTCCTCGAAATCGCACCCTTCAGCGTTTCACCCCGTTTCGGTGAGCATTTTAATGACCTGTTTGAGGAAGGTCAAAGAGATTTCCATCTGGTAGATAAGAGTATTCATACCGTAGCCTACTACGAAATCACCAACTTCAAGACCGGTCGTACATTCAAGGCGGGTCAGTTGCGTGAAGATATGTTGGCGAGATCCTTTTTCTAA
- a CDS encoding amidohydrolase, which translates to MILLKNIGHLIQDAETVRCGMDLLVHGSQITAIDGGIPEKSADEVIDCQGRIVMPGLINLHTHLYQSVLKGWGDTLTLKPWCEEVTFPFSSIIHASERDGDYRMSYAYAILGAMEMLHAGITTFVDMDILSDSVFQAWHDLGTRGVGAIQAVNRWVPEPLMVPDDVRKERILRTVDLWDRKDLLRVAIAPSTPFACTKEFLLWLRDLAVEKNMPLFIHVSETKWEVEDSLRSTGMTPLEYLESIQFLKAPVCAIHAIHFTEEEHRIAQSRGVSICYNPKSNGKLGSGIAPIVDYLRLGLKVAVSTDGAASNDLLDLFEDMRVGLMLQKLRYEDPSVISAQDVFRMATETPAEILGLNAGILRSGKLADLVIIDPGQVHFGPLHDVVQQIVYCGKSCDVRDVMVNGRFLMKDTRILTVDEPALVRQGFELALEKQESLTGEALVAEF; encoded by the coding sequence GTGATTTTACTTAAAAATATCGGGCATCTGATCCAGGATGCGGAGACGGTAAGGTGCGGTATGGATCTGTTGGTGCATGGATCTCAGATTACTGCCATTGACGGGGGGATTCCGGAGAAAAGCGCCGATGAAGTGATCGATTGCCAGGGCAGGATTGTGATGCCGGGTCTCATCAATCTTCATACCCATCTTTATCAAAGTGTGCTGAAGGGCTGGGGTGACACGCTGACACTGAAACCTTGGTGTGAAGAAGTGACTTTTCCATTCAGTTCCATCATTCATGCCAGCGAAAGAGACGGCGATTACCGGATGAGCTATGCCTACGCAATTCTGGGTGCAATGGAGATGCTTCACGCTGGCATTACCACCTTTGTTGACATGGATATTTTGTCTGACAGTGTCTTTCAAGCTTGGCATGATCTTGGCACCCGCGGAGTCGGCGCCATACAAGCAGTCAACCGGTGGGTGCCAGAACCGCTCATGGTACCGGACGATGTAAGAAAGGAACGGATTCTCCGCACGGTTGACCTGTGGGACCGCAAGGATTTACTCCGTGTAGCCATCGCGCCGTCAACCCCCTTTGCCTGCACTAAAGAGTTTCTCCTTTGGCTTCGCGACCTGGCTGTTGAAAAAAATATGCCTTTGTTCATCCACGTTTCAGAGACAAAATGGGAAGTTGAAGATTCACTGCGTTCCACCGGTATGACACCGCTTGAATATTTGGAATCCATCCAATTTCTGAAAGCACCGGTTTGTGCCATCCATGCCATTCACTTTACTGAGGAAGAGCATCGTATTGCGCAATCCCGCGGTGTATCAATTTGCTACAATCCGAAGAGCAACGGCAAGCTTGGCAGCGGAATTGCCCCGATCGTTGATTACCTGCGTCTTGGCCTCAAGGTGGCTGTTTCCACCGACGGGGCAGCGTCAAACGATTTGCTTGACCTTTTTGAAGACATGCGTGTTGGACTGATGCTGCAAAAGTTGCGTTACGAGGATCCCTCTGTCATATCCGCACAGGATGTTTTTCGCATGGCGACGGAAACCCCGGCAGAGATTCTCGGCTTGAATGCAGGTATTCTCCGATCTGGCAAGTTGGCCGATCTGGTGATCATTGATCCCGGACAGGTTCATTTCGGTCCGCTACATGACGTGGTGCAACAAATCGTTTATTGCGGGAAATCATGTGATGTGCGGGATGTTATGGTGAACGGAAGATTTCTAATGAAAGATACGCGCATCCTGACAGTCGACGAACCGGCTCTCGTCCGACAAGGGTTTGAGCTGGCGTTGGAAAAACAGGAGTCACTGACAGGCGAAGCGCTCGTAGCTGAATTTTAA
- a CDS encoding (2Fe-2S)-binding protein, translated as MSKSVIICRCEDVTEEEVIQAIEQGARSLEDVKKITRAGMGYCQGKTCRRQIARLLAEQTGCPIEQFLPGSFRMPAGPIRLELLAGTEEMEE; from the coding sequence ATGAGCAAGTCAGTCATTATCTGCCGCTGCGAAGACGTAACCGAAGAGGAGGTCATCCAGGCAATCGAGCAGGGTGCCCGGAGCCTTGAGGATGTTAAGAAAATTACGCGTGCCGGTATGGGGTACTGCCAGGGAAAGACATGCAGGCGCCAAATTGCGCGATTGCTGGCAGAACAGACCGGTTGTCCGATTGAACAGTTTTTGCCAGGAAGTTTTCGTATGCCCGCAGGACCGATCAGATTGGAGTTGCTTGCGGGGACGGAGGAAATGGAAGAATGA
- a CDS encoding 4Fe-4S binding protein: MRKVLIDCRQEIPCDPCQFSCRYGAITLDSLTAIPQVDESLCIGCSLCVAACPGQACFVVDDEYSDTLASVDLPYEYLPYPAVGESWLAVNNDGEVLCTGEILRVIHPPSFHNTAVITVAVPKQYAYTVRGLRRRE, translated from the coding sequence ATGCGTAAAGTTTTAATTGATTGCAGGCAGGAAATTCCTTGCGATCCTTGTCAATTTTCTTGCCGCTACGGTGCCATAACCCTTGATTCACTGACAGCGATCCCTCAGGTTGATGAATCTTTGTGCATCGGCTGTTCGCTCTGCGTTGCCGCTTGCCCCGGACAGGCATGTTTTGTGGTCGATGATGAATACAGTGATACATTGGCAAGCGTCGACCTGCCATATGAATACCTTCCCTACCCAGCTGTCGGTGAAAGCTGGCTGGCGGTAAATAATGACGGGGAGGTCCTGTGCACAGGCGAGATCCTGCGCGTAATTCATCCGCCGTCATTTCATAACACCGCAGTAATCACGGTGGCTGTTCCCAAACAATATGCCTATACGGTCCGAGGCCTGCGGCGCCGTGAATAG
- a CDS encoding BMP family ABC transporter substrate-binding protein codes for MRLKKTLSIVFAILVVMALLVGCGPGPTETPTEPPSEGPTEPGKVETAKPTEAPPLRKMAWICESSLTDGGWNENGFAAVNELAAKHGFELSYQEDVKGTEVADVLRNYAASGYEFVISNEQYHAEEMAVIATEFPDVTFGCINGYVAAETGNMYAITGDNWQHIYLAGVMAGGVTESKKIGLITFSTDSDSALLMVAAWGSGARAHDPDVELIHVATGSFSDLAIGKEMAISLVDQGCDVIFCNSGDTNETVMDYCIENGIFAVSAIVNRNDWSPDYVIGSAMLQPSDMLRVIIDGYVEGTLAPSTEVMVMGLKEGIEDFIINPDIKDKVDPAVFEKIDQIRADIIAGKIVKDDLYS; via the coding sequence ATGAGATTAAAGAAAACGCTGAGCATTGTCTTCGCCATACTTGTTGTGATGGCACTGCTGGTCGGTTGCGGCCCCGGTCCGACGGAAACGCCCACCGAACCGCCTTCGGAGGGACCAACAGAACCGGGCAAGGTAGAGACTGCAAAACCAACGGAGGCGCCACCGCTGAGAAAAATGGCATGGATTTGTGAAAGCTCCCTGACCGACGGCGGATGGAATGAGAATGGCTTTGCGGCCGTCAATGAACTGGCGGCCAAGCACGGTTTCGAGTTAAGCTACCAGGAAGATGTCAAAGGAACTGAGGTGGCTGATGTCCTGCGTAACTACGCAGCGAGCGGATACGAATTTGTCATTTCAAATGAGCAGTATCATGCAGAGGAAATGGCGGTTATCGCAACCGAGTTCCCCGACGTAACCTTCGGTTGCATCAATGGTTATGTTGCCGCTGAAACGGGTAACATGTACGCCATAACAGGCGATAACTGGCAACACATCTACCTGGCGGGCGTCATGGCCGGGGGTGTGACCGAATCGAAAAAGATCGGCCTGATCACCTTCTCGACCGACTCCGATTCGGCATTACTCATGGTTGCTGCTTGGGGAAGCGGCGCCAGGGCCCACGATCCCGACGTCGAACTCATTCACGTTGCCACGGGCAGTTTCAGTGACTTGGCGATTGGCAAGGAGATGGCGATCAGCCTGGTTGACCAGGGATGTGACGTCATCTTCTGCAATTCTGGCGACACCAATGAAACAGTCATGGATTACTGCATTGAAAATGGAATTTTCGCTGTCAGTGCCATCGTCAATCGTAATGACTGGTCACCTGACTACGTCATCGGAAGTGCCATGCTGCAGCCGAGCGACATGTTGCGTGTCATCATTGATGGCTATGTTGAAGGAACATTGGCGCCCTCCACCGAAGTGATGGTGATGGGACTCAAAGAAGGAATTGAGGACTTCATAATCAACCCCGACATCAAAGATAAGGTTGATCCGGCAGTCTTTGAAAAGATTGACCAGATCAGGGCTGACATCATTGCCGGGAAGATCGTGAAAGATGACTTGTATTCATAA
- a CDS encoding FAD-dependent oxidoreductase: protein MKTYDAVVIGAGPAGLGAAIEIAKAGGTTLLIDENERPGGQLFKQIHKFFGSKEHYAGTRGYEIGQMLLREAEEARVDIRLNTRVWGIFPDRTVVATDDNKSFSCRGRTIILATGASENALSFPGSTLPGVMTAGAAQTVANLYHVLPGKRILMVGSGNVGVIVAYQLLQAGARIEAVIDVTDQVTGYEVHARKIKRAGVPVLLRTTIKEAWGNKEVEGAILHRVDDRFKPIPGTEWRIQADTICLAVGLTPRLELAAISGCASAYNPILGGMLPIHTSTMQTLQEGIFVAGDLAGIEEASTALDEGRVAGLQAALDLGLGETDTLEDLLRQGQERLTSLRQGPFGEQRQLAKECIWQLAGQDSHKPASTIIKGGGKEREA from the coding sequence ATGAAAACCTACGATGCCGTTGTAATCGGAGCTGGGCCGGCGGGACTTGGGGCAGCCATTGAAATTGCCAAAGCTGGCGGCACGACTCTCTTGATTGATGAAAATGAACGCCCCGGGGGCCAGCTTTTTAAGCAAATCCATAAATTCTTTGGCTCAAAAGAGCACTACGCGGGAACCCGCGGTTACGAAATAGGGCAAATGCTTTTGCGCGAAGCAGAAGAGGCACGTGTCGACATTCGCCTCAACACGCGGGTGTGGGGCATTTTCCCCGATCGTACGGTGGTCGCGACCGACGACAATAAAAGTTTTTCATGTCGTGGAAGAACAATTATTCTGGCGACCGGCGCCAGCGAAAATGCACTGTCTTTCCCCGGTTCAACTCTTCCGGGCGTCATGACCGCGGGAGCGGCGCAAACAGTAGCCAACCTCTACCATGTACTGCCGGGGAAGAGAATCCTCATGGTGGGCAGCGGCAACGTTGGCGTTATTGTGGCTTACCAGCTGCTGCAAGCCGGTGCCCGTATTGAAGCAGTAATTGATGTGACTGACCAGGTGACCGGTTACGAAGTACACGCGCGCAAGATCAAACGCGCGGGTGTTCCGGTTTTGCTCCGTACAACCATTAAGGAAGCTTGGGGCAACAAGGAAGTGGAAGGCGCGATTTTGCACCGGGTCGATGATCGCTTCAAACCCATTCCAGGTACGGAATGGCGAATCCAGGCGGACACCATCTGCCTCGCAGTCGGTTTAACCCCCCGACTCGAGCTCGCTGCGATTTCCGGCTGTGCATCAGCTTACAATCCCATTTTAGGTGGTATGCTGCCAATTCACACAAGCACCATGCAGACGCTCCAGGAGGGGATCTTCGTCGCCGGCGATCTGGCTGGTATTGAAGAAGCAAGCACAGCTCTTGATGAAGGAAGGGTGGCCGGTCTGCAGGCGGCACTGGATTTGGGGCTTGGGGAAACCGACACCTTGGAAGACTTGCTAAGGCAGGGTCAAGAACGACTAACCTCGCTTCGACAAGGTCCTTTTGGCGAACAAAGGCAGCTTGCGAAGGAATGCATCTGGCAGCTGGCCGGACAAGACAGCCACAAACCAGCATCCACAATCATCAAAGGCGGTGGAAAGGAGAGAGAGGCATGA
- a CDS encoding ABC transporter ATP-binding protein: MRFENITKYFPNVIANKNINLDIRRGEIHTLLGENGAGKSTLMNILYGLYRADEGQIVLDGEPVEILSPNDAMDLGIGMIHQHFMLIPNFTVWENMALGQDMKKSITLPVEKIIEDIQEVASRLHMEIYPDKRVMDLPIGVQQKVEIMKAIYRGSRLLVLDEPTSVLTPQESEDLFVTLRKLKEEGCTILFISHKMDEVMSISDRISVLRDGELIATLDRDECSPAVLTSLMVGREVCLTCVKAPRTPGDVRIEIDNVKAEGDTHSSSLRGISFSVRSGEIVGIAGVDGNGQSELARIISGVASPQEGSIRINGKDVTRDGARSRHNLGLAYIPADRRGEGLVLDFKLFENATLTEYYQPPCSKRGILNLGKMRSKTKGYIDDFRIKAPGTTIPARNLSGGNQQKLILAREMLKEPDILLIVQPTWGLDIGACSFVFDKIIEERDRGAAILLISTDLEEVRNLSDRLLVLYKGQIMDEVDPVTTPVSDIGLMMTGIRPEIQNGEMKGV, encoded by the coding sequence TTGAGGTTTGAAAATATCACGAAGTATTTTCCAAATGTGATCGCGAACAAGAATATCAATTTGGATATACGCCGGGGAGAAATTCACACCCTTTTGGGCGAGAATGGTGCAGGCAAATCAACCTTGATGAACATTCTTTACGGCCTCTATCGGGCAGATGAAGGACAAATAGTCCTTGATGGGGAACCGGTTGAGATCCTGTCTCCCAATGATGCAATGGATTTGGGAATCGGTATGATCCACCAGCATTTCATGTTGATACCCAATTTTACCGTTTGGGAAAACATGGCCTTGGGGCAGGATATGAAAAAATCCATTACACTGCCGGTCGAAAAAATCATTGAAGACATACAGGAGGTGGCCTCCCGCCTTCATATGGAGATTTACCCCGACAAGCGGGTAATGGACTTGCCGATTGGTGTCCAGCAAAAAGTGGAGATCATGAAGGCAATTTACCGGGGGTCCCGTCTCCTTGTGCTGGATGAACCGACATCGGTTCTGACACCACAGGAGAGTGAGGATCTTTTTGTTACCCTCAGAAAACTCAAGGAAGAGGGGTGCACCATCTTGTTCATCAGCCATAAGATGGACGAGGTGATGAGTATCTCTGACCGGATCTCCGTTTTGCGCGACGGTGAGTTGATCGCGACACTTGACCGCGACGAATGCTCACCGGCGGTACTGACTTCCCTGATGGTTGGCCGTGAAGTTTGTCTGACCTGTGTCAAAGCACCCCGTACGCCGGGCGATGTCCGCATCGAAATTGACAATGTGAAGGCGGAAGGCGACACGCACTCCAGCAGTTTAAGAGGAATTAGTTTCAGCGTACGAAGTGGTGAAATTGTCGGCATTGCAGGCGTTGATGGCAATGGTCAAAGCGAGCTTGCCCGGATCATCTCGGGCGTTGCGTCTCCTCAGGAGGGTTCCATCCGGATCAACGGCAAAGATGTAACGCGCGACGGAGCCCGTTCCAGACACAACCTTGGACTTGCCTACATACCTGCGGATCGCCGGGGAGAAGGTTTGGTTCTTGATTTCAAGCTTTTTGAAAATGCGACCCTGACAGAGTATTACCAGCCGCCCTGTTCAAAAAGAGGCATTTTAAACCTTGGCAAGATGAGGAGCAAGACGAAGGGTTATATTGACGATTTTCGAATTAAGGCACCGGGAACGACAATTCCGGCCAGGAATCTCTCGGGGGGGAATCAGCAAAAACTGATTCTTGCACGCGAGATGTTGAAAGAACCTGACATCCTTCTGATCGTACAACCTACCTGGGGCCTGGATATCGGTGCGTGTTCCTTCGTGTTCGACAAGATTATCGAAGAACGTGACCGCGGAGCAGCCATTCTCTTGATTTCGACCGATCTGGAGGAAGTAAGAAATCTATCTGACCGCCTGCTTGTCCTGTACAAGGGACAGATTATGGATGAAGTCGATCCAGTCACCACACCGGTATCGGATATCGGCCTGATGATGACCGGAATACGACCTGAAATACAAAATGGAGAGATGAAAGGAGTCTGA
- a CDS encoding flavodoxin family protein, with translation MSCHIVGIHSSPRQGATAYALLRALEYAEEVPGVTTSFHELRQGKLSPCIHCDRCKDLFHCPVFDDAMQVFYELLPKSQGVILASPVYDMGISPLMSAFLSRLRPLGKLTARSFATQVGGAIAVSGARNGGIEEALGIMNRALMSHGMCLAGGSIFAYSGGGIWSKDRKEEGAREDKLGMRTVSVMARRVAVMAKLLQAGRDALPQLTEAQIAGFLDEEDYDEERRLFFSHED, from the coding sequence ATGAGTTGTCATATCGTTGGAATTCACAGCAGTCCCCGCCAAGGCGCGACTGCCTATGCACTGTTACGGGCCCTCGAGTACGCGGAAGAAGTGCCGGGGGTAACGACCAGTTTCCATGAACTGCGTCAGGGAAAACTCTCCCCTTGCATCCATTGCGACCGATGCAAGGATTTGTTTCATTGCCCGGTTTTCGATGATGCGATGCAGGTATTTTACGAGCTGCTTCCCAAATCACAGGGAGTCATTCTTGCTTCCCCTGTCTATGATATGGGGATTTCGCCACTCATGAGTGCATTTTTAAGCCGTTTACGGCCGCTTGGGAAATTGACAGCGCGTTCATTTGCAACCCAGGTCGGTGGTGCGATCGCGGTCAGCGGTGCACGAAACGGCGGCATTGAAGAAGCGCTTGGCATCATGAACCGCGCGCTGATGAGTCACGGTATGTGTTTGGCAGGGGGCAGCATATTCGCTTATAGCGGCGGCGGTATTTGGTCCAAGGACCGCAAGGAAGAAGGTGCCAGGGAAGACAAGCTTGGGATGCGTACGGTATCAGTCATGGCCCGCAGAGTTGCCGTAATGGCAAAGCTTCTGCAGGCCGGCCGGGATGCTTTGCCGCAATTGACGGAAGCCCAGATCGCAGGATTTCTCGACGAAGAAGACTACGACGAAGAGCGCCGCCTCTTCTTTTCCCATGAGGATTGA